The proteins below are encoded in one region of Populus alba chromosome 2, ASM523922v2, whole genome shotgun sequence:
- the LOC118042218 gene encoding transketolase, chloroplastic, with translation MASTSSLTLSQALLARAVSHNAIDHLRDSRVSLVSLPAFSGLKSTTCTATRATTTTSRRRRVSSRKVRAAAVETLDATTDTSLVEKSVNTIRFLAIDAVEKANSGHPGLPMGCAPMGHILYDEVMRYNPKNPYWFNRDRFVLSAGHGCMLQYALLHLAGYDSVKEEDLKSFRQWGSRTPGHPENFETPGVEVTTGPLGQGIANGVGLALAEKHLAARYNKPDNEIVDHYTYVILGDGCQMEGISNEACSLAAHWGLGKLIAFYDDNHISIDGDTEIAFTEDVDKRFEGLGWHVIWVKNGNTGYDEIRAAIKEAKAVKDKPTMIKVTTTIGYGSPNKANSYSVHGSALGAKEVDATRQNLGWPYEPFHVPEDVKQHWSRHTPAGAAFEAEWNAKFAEYEKKYSEEAAELKSIANGELPAGWEKALPTYTPESPADATRNLSQQNLNALAKVLPGLLGGSADLASSNMTLLKMFGDFQKDTPEERNVRFGVREHGMGAICNGIALHCPGLIPYCATFFVFTDYMRAAIRISALCEAGVIYVMTHDSIGLGEDGPTHQPIEHLASFRAMPNILMLRPADGNETAGAYKVAVLNRKRPSILALSRQKLPQLPGTSIEGVEKGGYIISDNSSSNKPDVILIGTGSELEIAAKAAEELRKEGKAVRVVSFVSWELFDEQSDAYKESVLPAAVEARVSIEAGSTFGWERIVGDKGKAIGIDRFGASAPAGKIYKEFGITTEAVIAAAKEVS, from the exons ATGGCTTCCACTTCTTCTCTAACTCTTTCTCAAGCCCTTTTGGCTAGAGCCGTCTCTCACAATGCCATTGACCACCTCCGTGACAGCCGTGTCTCTCTTGTCTCCCTTCCTGCTTTCTCCGGCCTCAAATCCACCACCTGTACAGCCACACGCGCCACAACAACAACTAGCCGCCGCCGCCGCGTGTCTTCCCGAAAAGTAAGAGCGGCGGCAGTGGAGACACTGGATGCGACAACAGATACTTCATTGGTGGAGAAGTCGGTTAATACGATTAGATTTCTCGCTATTGATGCTGTTGAAAAGGCTAATTCAGGTCACCCTGGTTTGCCTATGGGGTGTGCTCCGATGGGTCATATTTTGTACGATGAGGTCATGAGGTACAATCCGAAGAATCCATATTGGTTCAATCGTGACCGGTTTGTTTTGTCTGCTGGCCATGGCTGTATGTTGCAATATGCTCTGCTTCACCTTGCTGGATATGATAGCGTCAAG GAAGAAGACTTGAAGAGTTTCCGTCAGTGGGGAAGCAGGACACCTGGACATCCTGAGAACTTTGAGACTCCTGGTGTTGAAGTCACAACTG gTCCTCTTGGACAGGGTATTGCCAATGGTGTTGGTTTGGCACTTGCAGAGAAGCACTTGGCTGCTCGCTACAACAAACCAGACAATGAGATTGTTGACCACTACAC ATATGTTATATTGGGAGATGGTTGTCAAATGGAGGGTATTTCAAACGAGGCTTGTTCATTGGCCGCACACTGGGGACTTGGAAAGCTGATTGCTTTCTATGATGACAACCATATCTCTATCGATGGTGACACTGAGATTGCGTTCACTGAGGATGTTGACAAACGTTTTGAGGGTCTTGGGTGGCATGTTATCTGGGTGAAGAATGGAAACACTGGATATGATGAGATTCGTGCTGCCATCAAGGAGGCTAAGGCTGTGAAGGACAAACCCACTATGATCAAG gTGACTACAACCATTGGTTATGGATCTCCAAACAAAGCAAACTCTTACAGTGTACATGGGAGTGCATTGGGTGCCAAGGAAGTTGATGCTACCAGGCAGAACCTTGGATGGCCATATGAGCCTTTCCATGTTCCAGAGGATGTTAAGCA GCACTGGAGCCGCCACACCCCAGCTGGTGCAGCTTTTGAAGCTGAATGGAATGCCAAGTTTGCCGAGTATGAGAAGAAGTACAGTGAAGAAGCTGCAGAGTTGAAGTCTATTGCCAATGGTGAACTGCCTGCTGGTTGGGAGAAAGCACTTCCT ACATATACTCCGGAGAGCCCAGCAGATGCCACCAGAAATCTATCTCAGCAAAACCTAAATGCACTTGCAAAAGTGCTCCCTGGTCTTCTTGGTGGCAGTGCAGATCTTGCCTCTTCCAACATGACCTTGTTAAAAATGTTTGGGGACTTCCAAAAGGACACCCCTGAGGAACGCAATGTCAGGTTTGGTGTCAGAGAGCATGGAATGGGAGCCATCTGCAATGGCATTGCACTTCACTGTCCTGGCTTGATCCCCTACTGTGctactttctttgttttcacagATTACATGAGAGCTGCTATAAGGATTTCTGCTTTGTGTGAGGCTGGAGTCATATATGTCATGACCCACGATTCCATTGGTCTTGGAGAGGATGGACCAACCCATCAACCAATTGAGCACTTGGCGAGCTTCCGTGCAATGCCCAACATTTTGATGCTCCGCCCAGCTGATGGAAATGAAACTGCTGGCGCATACAAGGTTGCTGTCCTCAACAGAAAGAGACCCTCCATCCTAGCCCTCTCCAGGCAAAAGCTACCTCAACTTCCTGGAACCTCCATTGAGGGAGTTGAAAAGGGTGGCTACATCATTTCAGATAACTCCTCTAGTAATAAGCCTGATGTTATCTTGATTGGTACTGGTTCAGAGCTGGAAATTGCTGCTAAAGCTGCTGAGGAACTCAGAAAGGAAGGCAAGGCTGTAAGAGTTGTTTCCTTTGTTTCATGGGAGCTTTTTGATGAGCAATCAGATGCCTACAAGGAAAGTGTTTTGCCAGCAGCTGTAGAAGCTAGGGTTAGCATCGAAGCTGGATCAACATTTGGATGGGAGAGGATTGTTGGAGACAAAGGAAAGGCTATTGGAATTGACCGGTTTGGAGCAAGTGCACCAGCAGGTAAAATATACAAGGAGTTCGGTATTACTACAGAGGCTGTTATTGCAGCTGCCAAAGAAGTCAGCTAG
- the LOC118042221 gene encoding small ribosomal subunit protein uS10y translates to MALAAMKPMKPGLEEYHDQVQRVRITLSSKNVKNLEKVCADLIRGAKDKSLKVKGPVRIPTKVLRITTRKAPCGEGTNTWDRFELRIHKRVIDLFSSADVVKQITSITIEPGVEVEVTIAS, encoded by the exons ATGGCTTTGGCTGCAATGAAACCTATGAAGCCTGGTTTAGAGGAATATCATGATCAAGTTCAACGTGTTAGGATTACTCTTTCTTCAAAGAATGTCAAAAACCTTGAGAAag TGTGTGCGGATTTAATTCGTGGTGCTAAGGATAAAAGTTTAAAAGTGAAGGGACCTGTGAGGATACCAACCAAAGTTCTCCGAATTACTACTAGAAAAGCCCCATGTGGTGAAG gAACAAACACTTGGGATAGGTTTGAGCTTCGCATTCATAAACGAGTGATTGATCTTTTTAGCTCAGCTGATGTGGTGAAACAGATAACTTCCATTACCATTGAACCTGGTGTGGAGGTTGAGGTTACAATTGCAAGTTAA
- the LOC118042219 gene encoding 3-phosphoshikimate 1-carboxyvinyltransferase 2, protein MAQVSKISNGAQNTYTTIHLLKPQIPKSLSSISFRSQLIKGSSFGLKHCKKMGSCKLKVEPLKVLASVATAEKPSTVPEIVLQPIKDISGTVTLPGSKSLSNRILLLAALSEGTTVVDNLLNSDDVHYMLGALRTLGLHVEENKKLKQAIVEGCGGQFPVGKEANVDVELFLGNAGTAMRPLTAAVTAAGGNSSYILDGVPRMRERPIGDLVIGLQQLGADVSCSPTNCPPVRINANGGLPGGKVKLSGSISSQYLTALLMAAPLALGDVEIQIVDKLISVPYVEMTLKLMERYGVFVEHSDNWDRFFVRGGQKYKSPKNSFVEGDASSASYFLAGAAITGGTITVEGCGMDSLQGDVKFAEVLEKMGAKVTWTNNSVTVTGPPRDSSGQKHLRAVDVNMNKMPDVAMTLAVVALFADGPTAIRDVASWRVKETERMIAICTELRKLGATVEEGPDYCVITPPEKLNVTEIDTYDDHRMAMAFSLAACGEVQVTIKDPGCTRKTFPDYFEVLERYTKH, encoded by the exons ATGGCTCAAGTGAGCAAAATCAGTAATGGAGCACAAAACACCTACACAACAATCCATCTTTTAAAACCCCAAATACCCAAATCTTTGTCTTCAATTTCATTTAGATCACAGCTCATTAAAGGGTCTTCTTTTGGTTTGAAGCATTGTAAAAAAATGGGTAGTTGCAAGCTAAAGGTTGAACCTTTGAAGGTTTTAGCTTCAGTTGCTACAGCAGAGAAGCCATCAACTGTACCTGAGATCGTTTTGCAACCCATCAAAGATATTTCTGGTACTGTTACTTTACCGGGTTCCAAGTCTCTGTCAAATCGGATACTCCTTCTTGCTGCTCTCTCTgag GGTACGACTGTTGTTGACAATTTGTTGAATAGTGATGATGTTCATTACATGCTTGGCGCGCTAAGAACACTTGGCCTACATGTGGAAGAGAATAAGAAACTCAAACAAGCAATTGTAGAAGGATGTGGTGGCCAGTTTCCTGTGGGAAAAGAAGCAAATGTTGATGTTGAACTTTTCCTTGGAAATGCTGGAACAGCAATGCGCCCATTGACAGCTGCTGTAACTGCTGCAGGTGGAAATTCAAG CTACATACTTGATGGGGTGCCACGAATGAGGGAGAGACCAATTGGTGATTTGGTTATTGGTCTTCAGCAGCTTGGTGCAGACGTTTCTTGTTCTCCTACAAACTGCCCCCCTGTTCGCATAAATGCAAATGGGGGCCTTCCAGGGGGAAAG GTTAAACTCTCTGGATCTATAAGTAGTCAATACTTGACTGCTTTGCTCATGGCAGCTCCTTTAGCTCTTGGAGATGTGGAAATTCAGATCGTTGACAAATTGATTTCTGTTCCATATGTTGAGATGACTCTAAAGTTGATGGAGCGCTATGGAGTCTTTGTAGAACACAGTGATAACTGGGATCGTTTCTTTGTTCGAGGAGGTCAAAAATACAA GTCTCCtaaaaattcttttgttgaGGGCGATGCTTCAAGTGCCAGTTACTTCCTAGCTGGTGCAGCAATCACTGGTGGGACCATCACTGTCGAAGGTTGTGGGATGGATAGTTTGCAG GGAGATGTAAAGTTTGCAGAGGTTCTTGAGAAAATGGGAGCCAAAGTTACCTGGACAAATAACAGTGTTACTGTCACTGGACCGCCACGAGATTCTTCTGGTCAGAAACACTTGCGTGCTGTTGATGTAAACATGAACAAAATGCCAGATGTTGCTATGACTCTGGCTGTTGTTGCGCTTTTTGCTGATGGACCTACTGCCATAAGAGATG TGGCAAGTTGGAGAGTGAAAGAAACAGAACGGATGATTGCTATTTGCACAGAACTTAGGAAG TTGGGAGCAACAGTTGAAGAAGGACCAGATTACTGTGTGATTACTCCACCTGAGAAACTAAATGTGACAGAGATTGACACTTATGATGATCACAGGATGGCAATGGCATTCTCTCTTGCTGCTTGTGGAGAAGTCCAAGTCACCATCAAGGACCCTGGTTGCACTCGAAAAACTTTCCCAGACTACTTTGAGGTTCTTGAGAGGTACACAAAGCATTGA
- the LOC118042220 gene encoding UDP-glucuronate 4-epimerase 3, giving the protein MSHLDHTPSTPGKFKIDKSPYYSRTRWHSSVAKLTLWSSLFVALIFLFFYRSPSSSSNNPPSSDPSRRYLASATWGGAAWEKRVRTSARIRSRNGFSVLVTGAAGFVGTHVSSALKRRGDGVLGIDNFNDYYDPTLKRARQALLERSGVFIVEGDINDVALLKKLFDIVPFTHVMHLAAQAGVRYAMQNPGSYVHSNIAGFVSLLEVCKDANPQPAIVWASSSSVYGLNTKVPFSEKDRTDQPASLYAATKKAGEEIAHTYNHIYGLSLTGLRFFTVYGPWGRPDMAYFFFTKDILKGKSIPIFEAANHGTVARDFTYIDDIVKGCLGSLDTAEKSTGSGGKKKGPAQLRVFNLGNTSPVPVTDLVGILERLLKVKAKRNVMKLPRNGDVPYTHANISYAQKEFGYKPTTDLQTGLKKFVRWYLSYYGDKKAVAR; this is encoded by the coding sequence atgtcTCATCTTGATCACACCCCGTCAACACCAGGCAAATTCAAGATTGACAAATCACCATATTATTCAAGAACAAGGTGGCATTCCTCTGTAGCCAAACTTACTCTCTGGTCTTCTCTCTTTGTTGCCTtaatctttctcttcttttatcgCTCCCCATCTTCTTCATCAAACAACCCTCCATCCTCCGATCCATCACGCCGCTATCTTGCTTCCGCTACTTGGGGCGGAGCTGCTTGGGAAAAGCGGGTCCGGACATCTGCCCGAATCCGGTCTCGAAATGGGTTCTCTGTTTTAGTCACAGGAGCAGCTGGTTTTGTTGGAACCCATGTTTCTTCTGCCCTTAAACGCCGCGGAGATGGTGTTCTGGGGATTGATAATTTCAATGATTACTACGATCCAACTTTGAAGAGAGCAAGACAAGCACTTCTTGAAAGGAGTGGTGTTTTTATTGTGGAAGGAGATATAAATGATGTTGCTTTGTTGAAGAAATTGTTTGACATTGTGCCTTTTACTCATGTTATGCATTTGGCAGCTCAAGCTGGTGTTAGGTATGCAATGCAAAATCCTGGCTCTTATGTGCATAGTAATATTGCTGGTTTTGTTAGTTTGTTAGAAGTTTGTAAAGATGCAAATCCACAACCAGCTATTGTTTGGGCATCATCTAGTTCTGTTTATGGGCTTAATACTAAAGTGCCTTTCTCCGAGAAAGATAGAACTGATCAACCTGCTAGTTTATACGCTGCTACTAAGAAAGCTGGTGAGGAAATTGCACACACTTACAATCATATTTACGGACTTTCCCTTACTGGGTTGCGATTTTTTACGGTCTATGGACCCTGGGGGAGGCCGGATATggcatatttcttttttaccaAGGATATTTTGAAGGGGAAGAGTATTCCGATTTTTGAGGCTGCGAATCATGGGACTGTTGCTAGGGATTTTACCTACATTGATGATATTGTGAAGGGTTGTTTGGGTTCGTTGGATACAGCAGAGAAGAGTACCGGGAGTggagggaagaagaaagggccGGCACAATTGAGGGTTTTCAATTTGGGGAATACATCTCCTGTGCCAGTTACTGATCTTGTTGGTATTTTGGAAAGGCTTTTGAAGGTTAAGGCTAAAAGGAATGTTATGAAGTTGCCACGCAACGGGGATGTTCCATATACACACGCAAATATTAGTTATGCTCAGAAGGAGTTTGGATATAAGCCTACCACGGATCTGCAGACAGGGTTGAAGAAATTCGTGCGGTGGTACCTCAGTTACTATGGAGACAAGAAGGCTGTTGCAAGATGA
- the LOC118042222 gene encoding small ribosomal subunit protein uS15, which translates to MGRMHSKGKGISASALPYKRTPPSWLKISPQDVDDNICKFAKKGLTPSQIGVILRDSHGIAQVKAVTGNQILRILKAHGLAPEIPEDLYHLIKKAVAIRKHLERNRKDKDSKFRLILVESRIHRLARYYKKTKKLPPVWKYESSTASTLVA; encoded by the exons ATGGGTCGTATGCACAGTAAAGG taaGGGTATTTCAGCGTCTGCTTTGCCATACAAGAGAACCCCACCTAGTTGGCTCAAGATTTCTCCTCAAGAT gTTGACGACAACATTTGTAAGTTTGCCAAGAAAGGTTTGACACCATCTCAAATTGGTGTTATTCTTCGTGATTCTCACGGTATTGCTCAGGTGAAAGCTGTTACTGGCAACCAGATTTTGAGGATATTGAAGGCACATG GCCTTGCCCCTGAAATTCCTGAGGATTTGTACCACCTTATCAAGAAAGCAGTTGCTATTAGGAAGCATCTAGAGAGGAACAGGAAGGATAAAGATTCCAAGTTTAGGTTGATTTTGGTTGAGAGCAGGATTCACCGCCTTGCTCGCTATTACAAGAAGACCAAGAAGCTTCCACCTGTCTGGAAATA TGAATCCTCCACCGCCAGCACTCTTGTGGCTTAG